Below is a window of Humulus lupulus chromosome 2, drHumLupu1.1, whole genome shotgun sequence DNA.
CCCACGGCAGAGGATGAAGATCAATCTATTGCGAGTTAAGCTCAGAACCTGTAAAGTAGAAGCTATGCAAGTACTACAGTAAAATCATGAACTTCACAACAATTAGGCTTTCAATCTTCATGCAATCTAATAATAATATCTCAAGAAAATCATTTTCAAAAATTGTTATTAAAATTCAACTTATAAACTAGCCGCCAGCGAGTGTTTTTTTGTGCTTGACACTTGTCATGTTCAACGAGTAATGATAATTGACATTTGAGGAGAAAAAGGCGTTAAAAGCCATTATAATTGTCAATTTGACATAATTCATACAGGGCATACCTAGGATATATTTTGCATTGCTCCTGGTGTCCAAATAATAACTTTCAATTTAGctgaaaatgtaaattttatagAGAAACTAAGAAAAAATGCACTAACCTTAGAAGAAATTGTGGGAAGCATTGCATTGCGTTCCCGTACCACACTTCCATCCCTCCAGAAAGTCAAATTAGCCCGAGGCAGCAATAGTCCGGGATCAGTACATTTGCACTTAACATCTGGACCAATTTTCTCAATCACTTCAAACCTCACCATACCGCCATCCACAACAAGTTCATCACCCACTTTCACATCTGCACCATCGCATATGACATAACAAGACAAGACACTTGACATTAGTTCTTTCTACGACACAACACAATTATGGACACAATTTTCAAAAAGTACAAAAGAATTTAGGCATAATAACCTTCAGCAAAACCATCATAGTTGACATTGATGGTGCGCTCCGGTTGACCTGAATCATAAGTTCTAACACTAAAGGTCCAGATTTCACCATCCTGCGTACAAAGAGTAACGATCACAAATAAAGCTAAAAGGAAACTCTTTCAGCTGAAGAGAGAAAGGGGATAATACAAGAAATGTTACTCTACATCAACTTCTAATCACTCAATcagaacttttttttttctggAATTAGCCCCATCAAAGACGGGACTAAAATTCATTGAAAAGGAAAAACACAGTACAGGAACAGGAACAGGCTCAGCGGCCATTCTAATAACGCAAACAAACACTCACTGGTTTACAGCACCAGCTAAAAAAGAAAACGACGTCAACAACTGTAGCAAAACTACCAATCTAGACCAGAAAACTAAGCGATACAGAACAAGACAGGAATGGCACGAACACAACAAGAAACTGAAACAAACACACCACAACATTACTGAACCGATCACCTTGAGGAAAGTTACTGAGGATGCTGGGGCTGGTAATTGTCAAAGAGATTGGGAGTGTGTGTCTTGTTCATTCAGAATTAGTACCAATTTCAATAATAGTTACAGGGTATACTTTTGTGGGCTAAGCAAAGAAAAAGGGAGAAGTTTTACTaatcctttataaaaaaaaaaaaataatgggaAAGGTTTTTCCTGGATTTTTGAAAAGAATGATTTTGAATAAGACAAATTATGAAAGACTATTTTTCTTTCTCAGTCTCACTCTAACAACTGAAGCACTGGTTATATTAGTATTTTTCTTAATAGCTCATAATTAAGCAAGTAAACACATGAATGAGCGAAAATTCAAAGTATTTCTCTTGTCTACTTTCCAATTACAGATTTAACAAACatgtatataataaaaaaaaataatttaaaatctaTGATGAAGATTATgagcatatatgtatatatattcggCATTGCCAAAAAAGCAGACAATTTTAAACAATTCACTATTTAGACCTGAAATCATCACTAAATATACAAAGTTTTTTACCTCAGCTTTGGCCGAAGGCGCTCCACCAAGATCTCCCATGTGAATTTCACTCCCTTCAGTATCCATCATAATAGCGACGGCGTAACCCTTCTCCTCATTAAGCCTCCTTACACGTTTGATCACgttccggtgccactgatgcgtGCCGTGGCACATGTTGATCCTGGCCACATTCATGCCACCGACCGCCAAAGCCTCGAGCTCATCGAACCCACTCGTGTTGGGACCGATGGTGCAAATCAACTTGGTCCGCCTCGTACTcctgaacccattctccttcaactcAGCCTCCGTCACAGAATCAACCTCAATCGAGCTCGAATCCGATACAGTCGCCGCCGCCAGCTTCGTCACAGCAGCGTACGCCACCTGCACCGTCGCACCAGACAAAACTCCTCCAGCGCCATTGTCATTGACCAGAACAGGCGAAGAAGAGTCGAGAtctgaagatgaagaagaagaagcctTGACAGTTAGCTTGGGGAAAACAGTGACCGGGAACCGGCGGTTGGAGGTGGCCGGAAGAAATTGTTTAGCGTCGGAGTAGGTGGCCCGTTTGGGTAAGGCAGGGTTAGGTGACCGGTTACAGGCGGTGAAGAGTTGCAGAGATTGAGCCATGAGGGGCCGGAGAATTTGTATAAAATGGCCAAGGAGCCCAAGCTGAGCTTTTAAtaggagagagagaagggagataTTGGGCGGAGATAACAAGGAGAGAGAAACACTGTCATTATTTTTCTTATATATTTATTCGAACATTGAAGATGTCGCCGCCGGGTCAGCAGAGGGTACACAACGGCTAATTGGGTTCAGGGACCTGTTACGTGGCAACATTTGATTGGGCTAAGACTGTTCGGTGGGGTATGGCTCTGATTAGATCTGTGTTTTTTATACACGTGGATGGTCCGGATGAAACCACCTTGCATTATATGGTGGTTCACGGACTACGATATTTCCAAACATTATTTCACGTTTATGTTTTAGGTTAAAGAATCTTTTGCTTTCGGAATGATTTTGGGGGTTTTAATGCGCTATAATATTTGGTATTTAACTGTTTACCTAAAGTGGAAGGAATATTAGCTTTCTATTTACGGCCTCTGCAATcatagtattattattattaaatactcTCTAATCATGTGCATGGCAATTTAAGGCCACCTAAGTTTGAGGCTCTTTAATGAATAATTTTAGGAAAAAATAACACTTTCCTCTCTTCAATTTAGTTATTGTTAAGCTAAATCAATCCAACAAcatattgaattttaaaaagtagaaattatattatgtatgattttttttatgtcaCTTAATTATTTATATGGGACCTTCCCTTTATTAATGTTTCTATGACTCCTTTTTcagtttttta
It encodes the following:
- the LOC133819094 gene encoding pyruvate kinase isozyme A, chloroplastic, coding for MAQSLQLFTACNRSPNPALPKRATYSDAKQFLPATSNRRFPVTVFPKLTVKASSSSSSDLDSSSPVLVNDNGAGGVLSGATVQVAYAAVTKLAAATVSDSSSIEVDSVTEAELKENGFRSTRRTKLICTIGPNTSGFDELEALAVGGMNVARINMCHGTHQWHRNVIKRVRRLNEEKGYAVAIMMDTEGSEIHMGDLGGAPSAKAEDGEIWTFSVRTYDSGQPERTINVNYDGFAEDVKVGDELVVDGGMVRFEVIEKIGPDVKCKCTDPGLLLPRANLTFWRDGSVVRERNAMLPTISSKDWLDIDFGIAEGVDFIAISFVKSADVITHLKSYLAARSRDSDIAVVAKIESIDSLKNLEEIILASDGAMVARGDLGAQIPLEQVPSVQQKIVQLCRQLNKPVIVASQLLESMIEYPTPTRAEVADVSEAVRQRADALMLSGESAMGQYPMKALTVLRSVSVRIEKWWREEKRYDPMELPDIGSSYSDNISEEICSSAAKMANNLGVDALFVYTKTGHMASLLSRCRPDCPIFAFTSTTSVRRRLNLQWGLIPFRLSFSDDMESNLNKTFSLLKARNLIKSGDLVIAVSDMLQSIQVMYVP